One Leptospira wolbachii serovar Codice str. CDC genomic region harbors:
- a CDS encoding type II secretion system minor pseudopilin produces the protein MNRLRIQSFSSNKKARSGFMVYLLVMAIGTASLFTASKFFEDAATEYRVARSQADGFRAHMLAKAGFMGAVGALKKIPEEVLYQSGLAMDPPPIPLGGGVIYYTMSPEDGKININSLVKIYDDQPNQRTIEMVTRLFYQFGLKREMIFPILDWIDENHQETGGGAEQYYYNRLSPPRKIKNAPLYSLSELLGVKGFDRSVVYESLKPKDYDKNNSKDFMTEEERALRSDKDYVLSNNITAYLPAGDSYDDRININTAPYFVLISLSDFMTKQAAMKILKLKLQKGGYIKELKDLETEPEFQVKTTGDLTLYKELAGEGTDVSGGRIKTKGEVYKITGVGIIKDKVVRKVSGLFDLTKNQMLYYTED, from the coding sequence ATGAATCGCTTGCGCATCCAGTCATTCTCTTCAAATAAAAAAGCTAGAAGCGGTTTTATGGTCTATCTCCTTGTGATGGCCATTGGTACTGCCTCTTTATTTACCGCATCTAAATTCTTTGAAGATGCAGCTACAGAGTACCGAGTGGCTCGGTCTCAAGCCGATGGATTTAGGGCTCATATGCTCGCAAAAGCCGGGTTTATGGGGGCAGTGGGCGCCTTAAAAAAAATCCCGGAAGAAGTTTTATACCAGTCAGGTCTGGCTATGGATCCACCACCGATTCCGTTAGGGGGTGGCGTTATCTATTACACAATGAGTCCGGAAGACGGCAAAATCAATATAAACTCCCTTGTCAAAATTTATGACGATCAGCCAAACCAGCGAACCATTGAAATGGTCACTCGTCTCTTTTACCAGTTTGGATTAAAACGAGAGATGATTTTTCCGATTTTGGATTGGATCGATGAAAACCATCAGGAAACGGGAGGGGGTGCCGAACAGTACTACTACAATCGGCTTTCTCCACCCAGGAAAATCAAAAATGCTCCGTTGTATTCCCTCTCGGAACTCTTAGGGGTCAAAGGATTTGATAGGTCTGTAGTCTACGAAAGTTTGAAGCCGAAAGATTATGATAAAAATAATTCCAAGGACTTTATGACAGAGGAGGAAAGAGCTCTTCGTTCCGATAAAGACTATGTGCTCTCTAATAATATTACTGCTTACCTTCCTGCGGGTGATTCCTACGACGATCGGATCAATATCAATACGGCACCTTATTTTGTCCTCATTTCCCTTTCTGATTTTATGACCAAACAGGCCGCTATGAAAATTTTGAAACTCAAGTTGCAGAAAGGAGGCTATATTAAAGAATTGAAAGATCTGGAGACCGAACCTGAGTTCCAAGTCAAAACAACAGGGGATTTAACTCTGTATAAGGAGCTGGCAGGAGAGGGAACAGATGTCTCTGGTGGACGTATTAAAACCAAGGGCGAAGTTTATAAAATCACAGGGGTTGGGATTATAAAGGATAAAGTGGTTCGAAAGGTTTCTGGTCTTTTTGACCTAACCAAAAACCAGATGTTATACTATACTGAAGATTAA
- the pilM gene encoding cell division protein FtsA yields the protein MLSFDQYLAIDYGSTFLKGVLFKKVLGKVVILRTESLPVVELDESEGDPFEYNIIRFIQSFFPEENRFLLNLGIHNLFVRDLTVPLVSEKAIQEVLPFEVENLVPYPMEELEVIGKTWRSNKENSDVISFNVHHSELLRALKPFAKGDLSLSCLSLDSFALSSLVTKNYPLLLAEQTILQLDLGGKYSILNILFEGKLRHTRQIYIGGEDVSLEIANLLKIELEDARKLKESLPVGFLFDTIEKSEETNFLSRFHITATQWKSLRKFILAKIEQLIHEVENSIFSLPETERPSLILLSGGASLYPGLTAYLEEKLGIKTGRYEFLGIADPSFVTAVATGTHFESRNRVNFLETGFAKRIHTNRFKLSAFKPHLILVSISFVLLFGVFIIGIILDKRKIAANKQVLLEKYKNGIGGELGEDEDPLSQANAKLKAERKKTEIYRLFLSQESVLDVLNEATEQFPSPEVLPFILDQFNFEEKEIQIYGRVNEFGEIGTIQSALEKSEKFTNIQIQNKRLITGVNKFKVSFKIKMDVVTPKDEP from the coding sequence ATGTTATCATTTGACCAATACCTAGCTATCGATTACGGTTCCACGTTTCTAAAAGGAGTCCTTTTTAAAAAGGTACTCGGGAAAGTGGTGATCCTTCGAACCGAGAGTCTTCCAGTAGTAGAACTGGACGAATCAGAGGGGGATCCCTTCGAATACAATATCATTCGTTTCATTCAAAGTTTTTTTCCAGAAGAAAACAGATTCCTTCTCAATTTAGGAATCCATAATCTTTTTGTTCGTGACCTTACTGTACCTTTGGTTTCCGAAAAAGCCATTCAAGAAGTATTACCTTTTGAAGTTGAAAATTTAGTTCCCTATCCTATGGAGGAACTGGAGGTCATTGGCAAAACTTGGAGATCGAATAAAGAAAACTCTGATGTCATTTCTTTCAATGTTCACCATTCTGAACTTCTGCGTGCTCTAAAGCCCTTCGCGAAGGGGGATCTCTCCTTATCTTGTTTATCACTGGATTCCTTTGCCCTTTCTTCTTTGGTAACAAAAAACTATCCATTGTTACTTGCAGAACAAACCATACTCCAACTAGATCTTGGGGGAAAATATAGTATTCTTAATATCCTGTTTGAAGGAAAACTTCGTCATACCCGCCAAATTTATATTGGTGGTGAAGATGTGAGTTTGGAAATTGCCAATCTACTAAAAATCGAATTAGAAGATGCAAGGAAACTCAAAGAATCACTGCCCGTTGGATTTCTTTTTGATACAATCGAAAAATCAGAAGAAACAAACTTTCTGTCCAGATTTCATATCACTGCTACCCAATGGAAATCCCTTCGAAAGTTTATATTAGCAAAAATTGAACAACTGATCCATGAAGTAGAAAATAGTATCTTCTCACTTCCTGAAACAGAAAGGCCAAGTCTTATCCTACTCTCTGGGGGAGCTAGTTTATACCCTGGTCTTACTGCTTATTTGGAAGAAAAATTAGGAATCAAAACTGGCCGATATGAATTTTTAGGAATTGCGGATCCAAGTTTTGTGACGGCAGTTGCTACAGGAACACACTTTGAATCCCGCAATAGAGTCAATTTTCTGGAAACAGGATTTGCAAAGAGAATCCATACCAACCGTTTTAAGTTATCTGCATTTAAACCTCACCTAATTCTCGTAAGTATTTCTTTTGTGCTGTTGTTCGGAGTTTTTATTATCGGAATCATTTTGGATAAACGTAAAATTGCAGCCAACAAACAAGTTCTATTAGAAAAATACAAAAATGGAATTGGTGGAGAGCTGGGTGAAGATGAAGATCCTCTTTCGCAAGCTAATGCAAAACTAAAAGCAGAACGAAAGAAAACCGAAATCTATCGTTTGTTTCTTTCACAGGAAAGTGTTTTAGATGTATTAAACGAAGCTACCGAACAATTTCCTTCGCCTGAAGTATTACCCTTTATTTTGGATCAGTTTAATTTCGAAGAAAAGGAAATCCAAATTTATGGGCGGGTGAATGAATTTGGGGAGATTGGAACCATCCAATCTGCATTAGAAAAATCCGAAAAATTTACCAATATACAGATTCAGAACAAAAGACTGATCACTGGAGTAAACAAATTCAAAGTCAGTTTTAAAATCAAAATGGATGTTGTGACTCCT